TTGTTTGGATGAGCTAGAACTACATTTTGCAGCTGGTTTCTGTTTTCCTGAAGAGTTGTTTCTgctatttatgaataataaatgttGAGATAATCAGCAATGAGCTCTGGGTCATCCTCCTTCTTGCCATTCACCTCCAAGCATAGAGAAGTATTGTGTGTTTGCTTAGTGTTCCtttctaagttaataattttccagAGTACGTTATATGTTCCTGAGTGATGTTACGTTTGAGATTTCTGAGTTTAATATCATAATTTCTCTTTATATTTGCCATTTCTTCCTTGTCACTATTACTACCTGTCttctcatatttataaaaagctctaagatatttattttttagattattggCTTCATCATCATAGATTACTTTTGATTTTGCTTTTAGTCTGCTTTGGGCATGCATAGTTAAGTGCTCTTGTCACAGTTGTCAAAAATTGTTGTTAAGCTTCTTCAGCATTACAAGCATTAATCACATGGTACCAATCTTCCCCAGCAGGCTCATCCCTTAAGCAATTAGGGTTCTGTGGACTGTAGTTTCTTCTAAAGGAACTTTaatgtcttttattattttccattcgtTTGCTGATGCTGTAAACTTGACCTGTATGATTTGAAATTTCAGCTTCAATACGCAATCTATGGAGGTCTTGGAAGTATTGGTTATCCGAGATGCTGACCGACcaacttcacagagttggcgataaatctcaattggtttttTGTGTTTAGCCAACAAAAAACCGTATTACTGACCGTACCTAAAAACTTGTGGGAGTTTCAATTGTATTACATACCTTAAattgctattgtaaaacaacgaGGAACAACAGTAACCTCTAAATAGatggctggatagccactgaacaaAGAtatgccctgacatcaaaatggccgcaaTTGTCCCGTTCCTAATGGTTACAGAGCGAAACGTAATTTACTTCTGGATAGTCCTCATATATTACAATCCCAACAACTTTTCTATAGAAAAGTGAATTTCACTtacgtaaaatataaacaatcgCCTGGATAAGCAAATGTTGTCACTTCATTTACATAAGCTGCCATAACTCTACTGAGCTGACAGGAACATTCAATATTgtcagttttcagtaaaataacacTAGAACAAAACATAATAGATTATGTATTATGATTCATATTACGTATTAGATTATGtatttagccctaacttcgcctggtaaaataagacgtctttactttactttacttttactttaatacaAACGTATGTCTCATGTTTTGTGTCCAATATTCTCCATAGAAAAATagttacattgtttaaataattcgaGAATTGGCTGCAAGAAAGAACTACGTGACAGGCTGATATTGCACGCTATGTGAACATCAAACCACATAAAGAGGTTGTGAGTCAGCAAGTCTATATAATGTAAAACCATTTTGAGCAGTTAAAAACTTGCCAtgccaataaaaaaaaacaaattgaaaagaaagtttcCTGTTAcacgtaaatataaatttaaccgTCATTTTTTTTGTTGCAGAAAAAACAAGAATATGACTTTGGAAGAGTTCAAATTCATCTGGTGGATGGAATATGCACATAGGCAATGGGGACGACTTATTGGAgcaagtttttttattccagctaCAATTTTCTGGGCCAAGGGTTGGTTTCAACCAGTCTTGAAGAAAAGAGTGTTAGCTTTTGGTACCCTCATTGCAATGCAGGTAACCGTAACTTGTtaaccggtacatccataatgtgaatatttattttaagttttttgcaatgtaagagtcagttgctgtaatacttataaaatgttgtgaagtgcaattatgcgtatttatacaaaatgtgtcataaaaaatttatttatgagagaaataacacaaaattttgtatggttgttcctttctaaatgtataatataataaaatagcttcctaattatttttccttttttagttatttgcaaaaaactaaaaatttttatgtaatttattaaaacataaaaaaaaatttaaattacttaaaattacatctatatatttttgttgttgatagtatatatttatacaagtaatttggtgcaacttttaggtcattctctaatttttatgaaaacttataaattttaatctaagagactgcaaaatcaccaattttagcctggcacttttgactagtcacaaggggatatgagatgtgaacaaattttgcaacatctcatatttgctcctggccctgaaagggttaactaGTATTAGGTGATGACAAAACCAATGTTTTACCCAAACATAAAATTTTCTCCATTATATACCTTGGGaaaaaacaaacatgtataaATCCTCATGAATAATTATCCAAAATACTCAACTTATTGTTTTTAGGGGCTAATGGGCTGGTACATGGTCAAATCTGGCCTGGAAAACAAGTTTGATGGTCCCAGTGATGTGCCCAGAGTGTCCCAATACCGTCTGGCCTCACACCTCAGTCTGGCATTCGTCCTATACACTCTGTTCTTGTGGTCAGCTCTAGACCAGCTATTGCCTGCCGAGAGACTTGCTCAGGTCACGCGGTCCGCCACCAGGTTCCGAGCACTCGCCCATTCCTGCAAGGGCCTTGTATTCCTTACAGCGGTCTCAGGTGTGTTCACAAGTTCTCAAGTTATGATATCAAGAATAGGGTAGTAATAGAAGGCCTTTACCAAATTGCAAGGACACCAAGGTAAAATATGAAGATGgaatctaaacaatattttagacaTCAATATTATCTTAGACTCATTCTAAAtgatcaaacaatttaaaatgagtCTAAAAACAGTTGTTTACTATTCACATACAGATCAAGGGATGCAAGGTCTagagttttttatttaatgtgcaaAGAAAATGATGAGTCTACAACCGTCATTGTTGGCGAAGGAAAGGCTAGACCTAGCACTTCTGCTGTGACAGACATTCTGTCTACCAAGTTGTTTGATTCTGGCCGAATACAACAACTTTTGGAGAAAGTAAATTTTGAGTAAAATAGATTAAAGTTTGTTGTTAACAATGAAAGTATTGTGAAGGAACCAGGattttttcagatatttgccATTGTACATTGATACAAGGAATCAGTAACCTCATCAATGAGAACCACGAAGAAAACAACGTTAAACCTATCTTGAcatgtattctttagttcagattcaatgatttgtgttttgtttatataaagtgcatgttttagatatAGTGTGTATGGAATTGACACATAACATGTTTGTTGTAATTCTTTACTTATGTGTGTCACAATGctgtggtatgatttgtttattttaacgtgaTTGTTATTATAGGAGATTAGTTATGCAAGTGAGAAATAGATTAGATTGTAAATCTTGAAACATAATGTTtctgatttattgtatcactgtATGATGGCATTCCAGAAagatactgtttccttcacaaaatcattgaaattacaaattcgaacaatttaaaatttcaaaacaaattcatattttttaatgtattacaaaacttAGATATTGAATTTTCTTAATCTAATTATTAGCTaagcacttttattattttaaaactatttagtaataCAAATCTGAAATTGCCCAATcagaattgtaatgtaatttttaagtgtCCATGGcctgagtaaatttaaatacaaatgtaaataggATATCtgttaacattaaatatacaactttCAGTAAAAATGCTTATCTTCGATACTtgctacattattttatattttatgaggtAAAGGAatgttttcattgtaaattaGCCTACTATTAATATTCCTGATTGGTTTGTGCAACAAGAATAGTTAAATTATCTTAACACGTAGTATTACTTGAGTTCTCATTTTTCTTGATGTTTAGGAAATATTTGTCtactacacaaaaatatttagttttatgtaatattttaaccctttgaagacGATCTTCATCTTTTAACTCATTGAAGACGACCAAACAATGAGACTTACTATCCATAATGACTGGGGtcattttgtatagttttaccaatatgattgtaattttgtaatgctTATTTATATCTAGAATGATAACTTTGTTGTTCATTTATTCCTCAAGTTATAATCTTTCATGTCATATtagtacaaaatatgtataaacgttttcaaatgttacatagaaataaaattaagttttacgtCATTCAGATTTTTCTTACTCATcgtaaagttacaattttatcaACAGTGTAACACGCTTGTGATACTACCAGGCTCATTTGATTGAGCCACTCAGTCGCAACTCTACTCCATACAAAACTGTCCTGTATTATacatcattgtaaatattattaaattctctataatatgatggtattaatttgaaaaattattaagccTTTAAGGTAAATTCAATGTAAATGAATACTCATTTGTAAAAGAATTCtttgtttgtattgttatattaaaataaggcTACATATCTTGTTCAAATAACTGTTAAAACAACATGACAATATGTCAGTAAATTAGTGGCTACAAAAAGTTACAAGTAGATCTAATAATAGCAAAAGAAGTTTGAaggaattttgatgaaaaatggcTAAATCACTGTCAATGAAGAGATCGTTAAAACGTTTTATCCATTATTCTTAGACAGcatcaataaacataaaaccatgCAATGAATCCTTGTGGACAAAAATACTGTCAATAGATATTTCCATTAGCAATTCCAAAAGTAGCTGTTGATGGCAGCACAAAGCAGAAAGTAGTGATAAAGCAGTTAGTGATGATCAGTGGTGATTGGACATTAGTGCCAGGCTCCTTGTCATGGCAATTGCTCAAGAGAGGGTTAAAcataaccaaacaaacaaaaaagtaatgtaataatCTTCAGTTGAGCGATCCCTTGTCTTTCTTGAGTGTGTGACAGATTTGTGAAGTTATTTTTAGCTCACAACGTGAGTTCATCGTGGCTCAACTTTGACACACCTAtcaccaaaatataaaatacacaagataagagtatgccacaccacatAAAAGGCTTCACTGGGATTGTGCGCAATATTTAAAATccatagtttatttcattcttgagatttTGTGTGGGCAGATAGAAAgacatgaaattataaaaaaataaattgacataaaaattacgctcagccaaattcaatagTTGGGCaagcaccatcatagaacacattcttatatatgtataaataaattttcatgcaaaatttaaaagtctACAGATTAAATCGTTCTCAGAATATTTTGccaaatgatacattcacatttttttcaatgATTGGCTGATGGCTGAACCAGAAAGACCtcttttgtggtctaggtgtctctgattttgAAATGATACAGAGTTCGTTATGAACATCTTTTTCGTTGCCTACTGTTTTTTTATCCCTTCAGGCAGACGTGATCTCAAGATCCCAGTAATTAAGTCTGTGAGTGTGTCAGATTTCAGAGTTGCACTAAtcgaaaggtgaaatggagctaaagtcaatattcacattgaattaaccctttccATCATAGCTGCATAATGTGGACGTGAAAGATTAACTGGTTTTGGATAATGTCTGATTCTTAGAACTTAATGCATATAATTGAACTAGCTGAAAAGCCATCTTCTGTTTTTGATCTAATTCAGAAGAGTTCACACTCTCATTGATGAGTCTATGAAAGAGTTTTCATCAGCGTACAAATATGAACTACTTTTGGAGTCCCCCAAGGAGTTTTAAGAcgatttttacaaactaaaagcttttaaaattgtgaaattcaCTTACAGTTAGTTAGTTACTACTCTTGAACTATGTTCCAAGAGCAATAGAAGTTAAGGAGATCACAGAAGTCTTGTTTCTACAGCAGTAAAGTCCCAAGGATCTTTGcacttagaaaaaaaatatttttactattctcTTTCTAGTTTAGGAGTTGGCTTTTGGTTTTTGAAGTCTTTGGTATCATATAAGGCACAATACCAAACTCACTccaataacaataactatgttaaaGGCATTAAAGTTGCAGATTCAActgaactttttaatatttcttagaaGTAATGTAGCTGAAGACAAAACATCActcttttgaagatttttatgACAACATCAGTGTTTACTCATACTTATTTCTATCatgcaattgaaaaaaaaacttctttgaGTACACAAAAGTGATGCTGTGGATGAATACAAAATAGAATTTTTCTGGATTTGGTGAACATTTTTGACTTCAAGTACTCATTCAAGCTAGAATTTACAGATTTTCAACAAAATATCCTTTGTctattaaaagttattgaaatatttactcaGTATCCCAATGTCAGAAGTGGTTTGTGAAGCTAGGGCTCACACTGATATACCCCAGACTACTCTAGTTGTGCTATTCCACATAGGAACAGCGTAAGAAAGCCATACCTCCCCAATATCCGACCACCAAGCAGTTTGATTAGAGCTTTGTGCCATAAATgctaataattcaataaattcacACACTATTGATTATGATTGTCAAAGTATCATTGTAATTTCAGAAGTATTTTACAAGTttgtctaatatatttttttactatgtgTGAGTAATAACAGATTAAGAATATAATTTGTGTGTTTCAGGGGCTTTTGTGGCTGGACTTGATGCTGGGTTGATATACAACTCGTTTCCCAAAATGGCTGATAAGTGGATACCTGACGACATTTTGGCATTTTCACCTGCTCTTCGCAACTTTACTGAAAACCCCACAACGGTTCAGTTCGACCACAGGCTCTTGGTAAATGCATAAGGGGATCTTTGGTAGAAAACTGACAAAATACAGTACTTCAGAATTTGggaatttatttagttaatgataattaataaaataattaattaatgtttttttgttttaatgcttACATaaggaaaaagttttaataattttactttatcatCATACAAATATAGCGTTAAGGGTATCCacaagtgttttaatttaaacagattgtatttgcatttatttattatttttatttttaacgttcttttacaaaaaaaattataagtatgtttaatcattatcatttaataatgaaaaatacatgAGATTAAATATAAAGTTCTTACTAGAAAAGTAACAGCTGATTAGATTTACACTTAATTGGttgatttaaaagtatataaatttaaagtaactaGTATATCAACCAAACTAAAAGTATACTTGTTAATGTTGCTTGGCCCATGTGTGTTTCTGTTTGTAATTGCAAAATaaggagtaaaataaattatgataggattttataaaagatatttaagaGAAAGAAAAGAGATACTGTATAACTATTCTAATAAAATCCAAGCgcatattaataaagtttaaataagtaTCATACAGCATTTTATTTGCGTGAAAACAAAAGAATGTTTAATCTTGTGTTTTCTAGCATGtttttagtacatattttaatatatatcctAAACATTTTGACCTAAATAGCTGAAATCTTCATCATTAATTGTAAccaattaaactaaatatagataattattttaaatacatttaatttattttacgttcatataaatatgtatgtaaccAAAGCATATTGTATACAGGACAATAACTAATATACAGAGTAATAACGTATATGTGCAATTTTTGTAACACTCTGCACAGTAGTGAGGAAATAATTCTAGTTTACTTTTCTGTATCTGCTTAATAtacaggttaagtgttagagagggcttcttagccctaacttcgcctggtaaaataagacattctttactttttactttacttttaatatgaCAAGGAAATTCAAGATAGGCTTATATCACAACAGGTCAATGTCACTCATTGTGCAACAGGTCAATTTGTTAAGGTAGTTATTCACCAGAGTAAGAGACCAGATTTtagacctcgaaacgtagtgttactcattattttgtttcactgaacgatggcaaatgtccggaaaaatcctgtttctctTTCAATCCTtccatcaaaaacaaacttcaaacaaaggtcaatgtatttttaataactgatgTTTCCAAAGATATTGAcagttaatttacatatatatttacaggGAACATCAACATTGATGTTGATATCAGGAATGTGGCTGCTGTCACGAAGGAGAATGATCCCCAGGAGAGCTGTGTTAGCTGCCAATGCAGTGGCTACAATGGCATGGCTGCAGGTAGATATACTGTTATAGCTATACAGTTCTGACAAGTGAAAAAAGATAACTCGATTATTAAAAAGTAGAGCTATgtactgtgaaggaaacaggatttttccggacatttgccatcgttcagtgaaacaagaaaacagtaacactacgtttcgagatctgcaatctgatctcttcttcaggtaaagaactaacctaatacataattacaaactaagttaaaataaacaaatcttactaaagcgttgtggcacgcctaagtcaggaatcacaacctacatgttgttgtcaacttcactaacactaaagacatgcacttaatacaaaactatacaaaacactaatcattaaaagtaaactacggaatacaggtcacaatgcgtcttcactcgtctactgaccacctacgactgaccagagggactagccaatggcaatcgtgacggctggctaaaacaagatggcggaaatacaagggaaggggaacaggaatgggccctttcgttattattggttcatgcgagatgaacttcttaaaaccatattgtgactccgcattggtttattacaaatatccgatccgtttgatacttttggttttctctttagttcattttttagaattggcaaccaaagcggcctaatctcgactgatggttgactgattggttggtctgccaatttaatgtatgttgcctcaattaatttccttttgaagaaatgtggttcccgatgtattatgtgggcttcatcccattTCATATGATGGTCTATGACTTCTATGATggtctaaaaaatgaactaaagagaaaaccaaaagtatcaaacggatcggatatttgtaataaaccaatgcggagtcacaatatggttttaagaagttcatctcgcatgaaccaataataacgaaagggcccattcctgttccccttcccttgtatttccgccatcttgttttagccagccgtcacgattgccattggctagtccctctggtcagtcgtaggtggtcagtagacgagtgaagacgcattgtgacctgtattccgtagtttacttttaatgattagtgttttgtatagttttgtattaagtgcatgtctttagtgttagtgaagttgacaacaacatgtaggttgtgattcctgacttaggcgtgccacaacgctttagtaagatttgtttattttaacttagtttgtaattatgtattaggttagttctttacctgaagaagagatcagattgcagatctcgaaacgtagtgttactgttttcttgtttcactgaacgatggcaaatgtccggaaaaatcctgtttccttcacaatccttccatcgtcaaaaataacctttaaacaaagaagctATGTACTATAcagaaaatttcaattttgtactaTAAATAGAATCATTATCAGTTCAGGGAAAAAAATGTTAACACACATATACAACACTTGAcagaaatagattttaatttatcttagaCTTATTGTTTTGAACAAAGTAAACTTCTGgttgtactatatttttgttttagctgtatattttaaaaagtgtaaattatattacaaacatttagaactaaaagaactaaaaacttttaaaataaaatatgttttctacagtgtggaatactattttaaaacttttactttatattatacaaCAACCTAAGTAGCTGCAAAAagtaaaatacacataaaatctCAAAAAGTTTCATTTCATTCTGGTCCTACTCTCATGTATTGTCTAGTCCACACACAAAATCAAACATGTCAAGCTGCTTGTCTCTTGACAAACAAATCCAATTAAAATTTGTCCACAGGTTGCAATGGGAATTACTACACTGCTGACATATGTCCCAGTGTCCATAGCAGCGGCACATCAGTCTGGCAGTCTGGTCCTGCTCTCGTTTGCGGTTTGGCTTACACATGAACTCAAACATGTCAAGTTACCAAAGTAAAACAGGCGTTTGCCGTATCATATATGAATACCAcctaaataaatcaattttcttaTTGCAATTTCTCCTTCATTTCTCCTTGGTtcttaaaaactctttttatgCTTACTTTTGTCTGTtgtgatgtattaaaaaaatatatcatgattACTGTTACAATCCAAGTCTTGTACAGTGAACAGCTTGGTCTTCAATGTATAAAACCACCAACTgagttcaaagtatttttttttaatattgctcaAAGAAAGTAAAATGTCACTCACTTCAtcctttaacccattgcggatcactgacgagctgagCTCGTCACGCAGCAGCCAGGCCTAACTTGATGatgagctcaggtcgcaaaagcggtctgctttcaagtttccctccaaatagttctattaatgtctgatagatcgggcgatcgtcttcacttgtcaactaagagtgtttaacaacggtctgcGTTTAGagttttcataacttttataaatatcctacagatcgcagttatatgtcgaagttgaaaaatcattcatatgtaagtttactctctgctttttagcacttctgattgggtgttttcctcagttgttattataagtacatgttggcgggtttagtctagacaatggcccgatgttgtaatcgcttcgcccgagccgcattatttagactatgattcagacatcatccctgccacacCCCGGAatgttcctacatcacggataccccagcaggcccatgatCCACATGAATGAATACCTTTAcggctgaattttctagtatacaatagcgagcgatacgatgtgtcgcaccattgctgttcgtgcggcggCCGCTGactgtaaattaattcgtgcccgcgcgccaaaacaatacgatccgcaatgggttaactcTATATTTGGTACAGTTAAATGTACATGTACCTAATAATACAATACGGATTTGGTAGAGGCACATGTAGTGTTATTTACTCTCAAGTTAGCAACTTTTAAAGTATGGATATCACAGTGTTCttgttgcaaaattaaaaaaaccagaTTTCATGCTATTTTCAGTACAATTAGTATTGGTATAGttttgtgtgaatttttttgtgagtttagtgtaTCATctttgtacaattaattcacaCAATGGGAAGAGTGAAATGTAAACGAGTTATAATGACTATGAAACAAACAACTAATCTTATAAATAGCTAAATGTTTTGCTATGCGTTAACTTAAGAATGTTTGTACCAATTCGTctaatcctttaaaaaaaatatttgttggagtccaaaatataagataaataaatatatataagataagataaacCAAGGTTGATTATTATTAGGCTGATTATTGTGATAGCTACAACTCATAATGTCCAACAACACCAAGACATTCACTCTTACAATACTAGGCATGCCAATAActttactttcaaattaaatcaatatatttttattcacatacacaaaacaataacatatacaatacacttccataatttcaatgaataattccccatatagactataggtctgtgtaaggAGAAGAGTCCATAAATcagtattttcttaatttacatttgtgtagcatagttttacattaaaatttacaaaagattgacttaagattgtacaaaatacattattgtaaaaattatatacacttatagctacacttccaccctctgcctccaatatgtgctctggtagatttttataaagcacatgagctatgtaaaaagagttaaatttttctatggaacaatttggtcttggtatctgatatccaaactgtattctatttctgatagtatagttgtggtgaagcgctataaagataaaactttgtatttttgtatatgcagtaaaagagattttatatataactagctgtttcccgtggcttcgcacgctttacgtaagccttggccatgtaatttagtgccttcaaatagtctttggcaaattactGTCTCGtaattatattttgcagcgccacctcgtggtgagttttataaatgagtatagcatataaaccttatccgtcgaaaagtacatatacattcaaattttcataatgatcggtcaaatagtgtacgattccataaaggacaaacacacaaacattaatttatatatacagtatggtaaaaaagtcccggaacggtttaatatatttttaccaatatagataaagtaatgagacttggtatatcaataatagccataaatgtcttttttatcccttatgggggacggcccacgaggagtcagacaaaattcttaaatagcagcataggtcgagttttatatcaaattaaaggtcttagttagtagaatacattgccgcaaaccggacctcaaaaggttcactctaactgaaatggtggcgttttaaagttattcgtcatttatccaaataagtcattctcttacattaagataacattaatttaataattagaattgaaaatttagtacttacagttataggaagtgttcaaaatgttgtccaagtTTCTCTTGGCAATAGCCCAGTCTGTGGTAGAAGCCTTCAATAAACTTTTTGAATCATCTCAGGAGGTATTTGATGAGTTTCCTCTGTTATGCGGTGACagagtctcattactttatctatattgataaaaaatatatcaaaccgttccgggacttttttaccatactgtataTATAGATTACCTTACACTTAAAACAGGGAACAAATTATATAacagactagcgggcccggcgcgctttgctgcgcatttcaataattttttgcaaaagttgcccgcggcttcgcacgcaatttcccgttgaaaacagtacactatattcacttattctttttctatcacattctaaacattgctgagaattgtgagcctcttgggcgtattatgaaggtatgtaccatattcctgcctctatctagctgttacccacggcttcgcacgcaaatcttaagaaccgaagtccttatattacttagtaaatttttttttttactataataaattttagattaaattagttatatctccgatgccacgattgagcttgctttgttgtctcgatcgagagaatatgtacacacggagttttgagaaccatacttctgtcaaaaaaaac
The Homalodisca vitripennis isolate AUS2020 chromosome 1, UT_GWSS_2.1, whole genome shotgun sequence DNA segment above includes these coding regions:
- the LOC124353231 gene encoding LOW QUALITY PROTEIN: cytochrome c oxidase assembly protein COX15 homolog (The sequence of the model RefSeq protein was modified relative to this genomic sequence to represent the inferred CDS: deleted 1 base in 1 codon); translation: MRLGPASIGGVTRLTESGLSMVTWRLLGEKLPTTQQQWVEEFNRYQEFPEFKIKNKNMTLEEFKFIWWMEYAHRQWGRLIGASFFIPATIFWAKGWFQPVLKKRVLAFGTLIAMQGLMGWYMVKSGLENKFDGPSDVPRVSQYRLASHLSLAFVLYTLFLWSALDQLLPAERLAQVTRSATRFRALAHSCKGLVFLTAVSGAFVAGLDAGLIYNSFPKMADKWIPDDILAFSPALRNFTENPTTVQFDHRLLGTSTLMLISGMWLLSRRRMIPRRAVLAANAVATMAWLQVAMGITTLLTYVPVSIAAAHQSGSLVLLSFAVWLTHELKHVKLPK